One Acidobacteriota bacterium DNA segment encodes these proteins:
- a CDS encoding ATP-binding protein — protein sequence MPRAQRFTLGLSLATVLVLLGAVFAGVVYLSLLDARQMAARVQQDLERQNDAFTRAIDEWYLQVVQEHARQIAAPFLWNVESLEGLAEGTPAFRHLQRRMWQFVYGKDREPAWHDSPVGPLESVLIVDRHHRIVAASDPMVVDRTFTDPEEIARLDRAIVEPQVRRIDGERGDGRSVVELSLAVPNSRGEPIGVVRLRYVGGVVGRPPQPPTLVVPDQPRLWGPALAGLVAILGLGFGIWATNRVFSLQRRLEAMARGLRLPPARGAGAKALSMIEERLESLSESVRRDDLLVASLSDALREGVILVDPDGRPVIANRQIEEMFQLGRGEGEDRLARVAAVVERNLSLKELLDAGLTRGRAVREHPLQLRIPWVGPVAVQVTSYVLRDGDRTAGLMLVLKDRASIESLERNLREASRLQTIVRLTGSVAHEVKNPLGAITVHLEQLRRKVVRADPAGESRLGERVDVVREEISRLREILSEWLQLTAPEERGEARAPVVQVLDSVGRLLRVEARHQGVELVTELFGEDCRVALSSARLRQVLLNLALNALQAMPDGGRLVLRARVGAERVAFEVEDTGAGIPREVQDKIFDFHFTTRSGGSGLGLSICRMMVEEAGGILTFVSEEGKGTTFQVFLPPAQPARQSVSLSPGA from the coding sequence TTGCCCCGCGCACAGCGCTTTACGCTGGGTCTGTCCCTGGCGACCGTTCTCGTCTTGCTCGGCGCGGTATTCGCGGGAGTGGTCTACCTCAGCCTGCTCGATGCGCGGCAGATGGCGGCCCGCGTTCAGCAGGATCTCGAGCGCCAGAACGACGCGTTCACCCGCGCCATCGACGAGTGGTACCTGCAGGTGGTCCAGGAGCACGCCCGGCAGATCGCCGCGCCTTTCCTGTGGAACGTGGAGAGCCTCGAGGGATTGGCCGAAGGCACCCCCGCCTTCCGTCACCTCCAGCGCCGGATGTGGCAATTCGTCTACGGCAAGGACCGGGAACCCGCCTGGCACGACTCGCCGGTAGGGCCGCTCGAGTCCGTGCTGATCGTCGATCGGCACCATCGCATCGTCGCCGCTTCCGATCCGATGGTGGTCGATCGCACCTTCACGGACCCGGAAGAAATCGCCCGTCTCGATCGGGCTATCGTCGAGCCCCAGGTGCGCCGCATCGACGGTGAGCGAGGCGATGGGCGTTCGGTGGTGGAACTCTCCCTGGCGGTGCCCAACTCCCGGGGTGAACCCATCGGGGTGGTGCGCCTGCGCTACGTGGGCGGGGTGGTGGGTCGCCCACCCCAACCCCCGACCCTCGTGGTTCCCGATCAGCCGCGGTTGTGGGGGCCGGCCCTGGCGGGGCTGGTGGCGATCCTGGGTCTGGGCTTCGGCATCTGGGCCACCAACCGGGTCTTCTCGTTGCAGCGGCGGCTGGAGGCGATGGCTCGCGGTCTGCGCCTGCCCCCCGCCCGGGGCGCCGGAGCCAAGGCCCTGTCGATGATCGAGGAACGTCTCGAGTCTCTCAGCGAGTCGGTGCGGCGGGACGACCTGCTGGTGGCTTCGCTCTCCGACGCGCTCCGGGAAGGGGTGATCCTGGTCGATCCCGACGGTCGACCGGTGATCGCCAACCGTCAAATCGAAGAGATGTTCCAGCTCGGTCGGGGGGAGGGCGAGGACCGTCTGGCGCGCGTGGCTGCGGTGGTCGAGCGCAACCTCTCCCTCAAAGAGCTGCTGGACGCGGGCCTCACCCGGGGGCGGGCGGTGCGCGAGCACCCGCTGCAATTGCGTATTCCCTGGGTCGGCCCGGTTGCGGTGCAGGTCACGTCCTATGTGCTGCGGGACGGTGATCGGACAGCCGGGCTGATGCTGGTGCTCAAGGACCGGGCCTCCATCGAGAGTCTCGAGCGTAACCTGCGGGAAGCCTCCCGCCTGCAGACCATCGTGCGCCTGACCGGCAGCGTGGCCCACGAGGTGAAGAACCCCCTGGGAGCGATCACGGTTCATCTCGAACAGTTGCGCCGCAAGGTGGTGCGGGCCGATCCGGCCGGTGAATCGCGCCTCGGTGAGCGGGTGGACGTGGTCCGCGAGGAAATCTCGCGCCTGCGGGAAATCCTCTCCGAATGGTTGCAGCTCACGGCCCCCGAAGAACGGGGCGAGGCGCGGGCGCCTGTGGTGCAGGTGCTCGATTCGGTGGGGCGCTTGTTGCGGGTGGAAGCCCGGCACCAGGGGGTGGAACTGGTCACCGAGCTCTTCGGCGAGGATTGCCGGGTGGCCCTGTCGTCGGCACGGTTGCGGCAGGTGCTGCTCAACCTTGCGCTCAACGCCTTGCAGGCCATGCCCGACGGAGGCCGGCTCGTTCTGCGGGCCCGCGTGGGAGCCGAGCGGGTGGCCTTCGAGGTGGAGGACACGGGTGCCGGCATTCCCCGGGAAGTGCAGGACAAGATCTTTGATTTCCATTTCACGACCCGCTCGGGCGGCTCGGGTCTCGGGTTGTCGATCTGTCGCATGATGGTCGAAGAGGCCGGTGGCATCCTGACTTTCGTCAGCGAGGAAGGGAAGGGGACCACCTTCCAGGTCTTCTTGCCTCCCGCCCAGCCCGCGCGCCAGTCCGTCAGCCTCAGCCCTGGTGCGTGA
- a CDS encoding oligopeptide transporter, OPT family, producing MSATPGGEVPPFKPYVPDQTAYRDFHPAPILLGVVAGAVLGAANAYLGLRVGLTISTSIPLAVIMVVLLGALSLLFGKSNILYANLGQTAGSASSSLASGVIFTIPALFMWGLAPPLGTGLLQVAFLAACGGCLGILFMIPLRPFLIVREHLTLPYPEGTASAAVLIAADAGGARARNVLLGLGAGALHKAGVAIGRLWPGEVGMALPVIPKAQLGIEPSPALLGVGYVLGYRIGAIMVAGGLLSWLVLIPTIAHFGAAASTPLFPETNLPLAEMSPDAIWNRYIRYIGAGAVAMAGLLAVLRSLPVMVDSLRSGLAGLRARAEAAPLRTQRDLPMIVVLVGAGAIVLALALNPLGLGVGAPFALRTVAAIAVTVFSFVFVTVSSRIVGLVGVTSNPTSGMAIVTLLGTSVIFALLGWTDDFGKVTVLTIGTVVCVAASIAGDISQDLKTGYILGATPRSQQIAELTGAIVNAGVVAAVVYLLGSVYGFGGEEFPAPQATLARTVIEGVLRSDLPWGLVGIGAAIALFAQLLGVPPLAFAVGVYLPLATMTPVFLGGCLRAGLDHWNRKKKDADERRDQGILFGSGLIAGEGLMGVGTAGLALWLGRRPPGFGWQWPAGWAAPVALLLFVGLAGMLVLTSRPAKASSR from the coding sequence ATGAGCGCGACGCCCGGCGGAGAGGTCCCCCCCTTCAAGCCCTACGTCCCGGATCAGACCGCCTACCGGGACTTCCACCCGGCGCCGATCCTCCTCGGCGTGGTGGCCGGTGCGGTGCTGGGAGCGGCCAACGCCTACCTGGGTCTGCGGGTGGGACTGACCATCAGCACCTCGATCCCCCTGGCCGTGATCATGGTGGTGCTGCTCGGCGCCCTGAGCTTGCTCTTCGGCAAGTCCAACATCCTCTACGCCAACCTGGGTCAAACCGCCGGGTCGGCTTCGTCTTCCCTGGCCTCGGGGGTCATCTTCACCATCCCGGCCCTCTTCATGTGGGGCCTGGCGCCGCCCCTCGGCACCGGCCTGCTGCAGGTGGCCTTCCTCGCCGCCTGCGGTGGCTGCCTGGGCATCCTGTTCATGATTCCCCTCCGGCCCTTTCTCATCGTACGCGAGCATCTCACCTTGCCCTACCCCGAGGGCACGGCCTCGGCGGCGGTGCTGATCGCCGCCGACGCGGGAGGCGCCCGCGCTCGCAACGTGCTGCTGGGACTCGGCGCCGGGGCCCTGCACAAGGCCGGCGTGGCCATCGGCCGGCTCTGGCCCGGTGAAGTCGGCATGGCCCTGCCGGTGATTCCCAAGGCTCAGCTCGGCATCGAGCCCTCCCCCGCCCTGCTGGGGGTGGGCTATGTGCTGGGCTACCGCATCGGCGCGATCATGGTCGCCGGCGGCCTGCTCTCGTGGCTGGTGTTGATTCCCACCATCGCCCATTTCGGCGCGGCGGCCTCCACTCCCCTGTTTCCGGAGACGAACCTGCCGCTGGCCGAAATGTCCCCCGACGCGATCTGGAATCGCTACATCCGTTACATCGGCGCCGGCGCCGTGGCCATGGCGGGGCTGCTGGCAGTGCTGCGCTCGCTACCGGTGATGGTCGACTCCCTGCGCTCGGGGCTGGCCGGCCTGCGCGCCCGGGCCGAAGCGGCTCCCCTCCGCACCCAGCGGGATCTGCCGATGATCGTCGTGCTGGTCGGCGCCGGGGCGATCGTCCTGGCACTGGCTCTCAATCCGCTGGGCCTGGGAGTCGGCGCGCCCTTCGCCCTGCGGACCGTGGCGGCGATCGCCGTGACGGTCTTCTCCTTCGTCTTCGTCACCGTCTCCTCCCGCATCGTCGGCCTGGTGGGGGTGACTTCCAACCCCACCTCGGGCATGGCTATCGTCACGCTGCTGGGCACGTCGGTGATCTTCGCCCTGCTGGGCTGGACCGACGACTTCGGCAAGGTCACCGTGCTGACCATCGGCACGGTGGTCTGCGTGGCCGCCTCCATCGCCGGGGACATCTCCCAGGATCTGAAGACGGGATACATCCTGGGCGCCACCCCCCGCAGCCAGCAGATTGCCGAGCTGACCGGCGCCATCGTCAATGCGGGGGTAGTCGCCGCCGTGGTCTACCTGCTGGGCAGCGTCTACGGCTTCGGCGGCGAGGAGTTTCCCGCGCCCCAGGCGACCCTGGCTCGCACGGTGATCGAGGGCGTGCTGCGCTCGGACCTGCCCTGGGGCCTGGTGGGCATCGGCGCGGCCATCGCCCTGTTCGCCCAGTTGCTGGGGGTCCCGCCCCTGGCCTTCGCCGTGGGGGTCTACCTTCCTCTGGCCACCATGACGCCGGTGTTTCTCGGCGGCTGCCTACGGGCAGGACTCGATCACTGGAACCGCAAGAAGAAGGATGCCGACGAGCGGCGGGACCAGGGCATTCTCTTCGGCTCGGGACTGATCGCCGGCGAAGGCCTGATGGGAGTGGGCACCGCCGGCCTGGCCCTGTGGCTCGGCCGGCGTCCTCCCGGTTTCGGCTGGCAGTGGCCGGCGGGCTGGGCCGCCCCGGTCGCCCTGCTGCTCTTCGTCGGCCTGGCCGGGATGCTGGTGCTGACTAGTCGCCCGGCGAAAGCGTCTTCACGCTGA